A portion of the Pectobacterium brasiliense genome contains these proteins:
- the fliZ gene encoding flagella biosynthesis regulatory protein FliZ, with protein MHPSIRKKQLLSRYLKDFKHRQTNCSQCDKELDRVSLVFRNQLINKKSIGSIDRLIDDDTWSSLQQELIPLCRFCSEILCNTTASYFDIKAFTQYLIEQTEVRHSTMREYVIRLRRLDELLAANNYPAETFSRHRDGVQQRVCDYLPGIEQNIYRSALRKYDQYLDWQRHF; from the coding sequence ATGCACCCATCAATTCGGAAGAAACAGCTCCTAAGCCGTTATCTGAAAGACTTCAAACACAGACAAACCAACTGTTCCCAGTGTGATAAAGAGCTCGACCGCGTTTCACTGGTATTTCGCAATCAGCTCATCAATAAAAAATCGATCGGCAGCATCGACCGGCTTATCGACGACGACACATGGTCCAGTCTGCAACAAGAATTAATCCCACTTTGCCGCTTTTGTAGCGAAATATTATGCAATACCACTGCTAGCTATTTCGATATTAAAGCTTTCACACAGTATCTGATTGAGCAGACTGAAGTCCGCCATAGCACGATGCGCGAGTATGTCATTCGCTTGCGGCGCCTGGATGAGCTGCTTGCCGCTAATAATTATCCCGCAGAAACTTTTTCCCGACACCGCGATGGGGTACAGCAGCGCGTATGTGATTACCTTCCCGGTATTGAGCAAAATATTTACCGCAGCGCCTTACGAAAATACGATCAATATCTGGACTGGCAGCGGCATTTCTGA
- the betI gene encoding transcriptional regulator BetI, which translates to MPKVGMQPIRRQQLIEATLAAINDVGMHDASIVQIARRAGVSNGIISHYFRDKNGLLEATMRYLISHLGLAVKSRLLNLTENTPRERLRAIVQGNFDDSQTNSAAMKTWLAFWASSLHSPMLHRLQQVNDRRLYSNLCVEFSHCLQKDRARVAAKGLAGLIDGLWLRGALNHEAFNREEALSITYDYIEQQLVRA; encoded by the coding sequence GTGCCTAAAGTCGGAATGCAGCCCATCAGACGGCAGCAACTCATCGAAGCAACGCTGGCCGCGATTAACGATGTGGGGATGCATGATGCCTCAATCGTACAGATTGCCCGACGTGCGGGCGTGTCGAATGGAATCATCAGTCATTACTTCCGCGATAAAAATGGCCTACTGGAAGCGACGATGCGTTATCTGATTAGTCATCTGGGGCTGGCGGTGAAATCAAGATTGCTGAACCTGACAGAAAATACGCCGCGTGAACGTTTGCGAGCAATTGTTCAGGGGAATTTTGATGATAGCCAGACGAATAGCGCAGCGATGAAAACCTGGCTGGCGTTCTGGGCCAGTAGCCTGCATTCCCCCATGCTCCATCGGTTACAGCAGGTTAACGATCGGCGACTTTACTCCAACCTGTGTGTCGAATTCAGCCACTGTTTGCAGAAGGATCGCGCGCGCGTTGCAGCGAAAGGGTTGGCAGGGTTGATCGATGGGCTGTGGCTACGTGGGGCGCTAAACCATGAGGCCTTCAACCGCGAAGAAGCGCTGAGCATTACCTACGACTATATCGAACAGCAGCTCGTCCGCGCGTAA
- a CDS encoding tellurite resistance TerB family protein, translating into MNNWLQQIQGLLGSGSKQGNQHQGGKNGNLGDMLKPAALGGLAGVLLSNKSTRKIMGSLGKNALIIGGSAAAGVVLWNQYKKRVRDTHQDDPQFGTQSSGDNIRARRLIQALVFAAKSDGHIDATEKQRIDENIQQLQLGSEAQRWVQEAIEQPLDPILLAKDVKNEEEALEVYFLSCAVIDVDHFMEKSYLDALATELKIPQDVRQSITNELKSPS; encoded by the coding sequence ATGAATAATTGGCTGCAACAGATTCAGGGCTTATTGGGCTCCGGTAGCAAGCAGGGAAATCAGCATCAAGGGGGGAAAAACGGCAATTTGGGCGATATGCTAAAGCCTGCTGCGCTGGGCGGTTTGGCGGGCGTCTTGTTATCGAATAAGTCCACGCGGAAAATCATGGGGTCGTTGGGTAAAAATGCGTTGATTATTGGCGGTAGTGCCGCGGCGGGCGTGGTGTTGTGGAACCAGTACAAAAAACGCGTTCGCGATACGCATCAGGACGATCCGCAGTTTGGTACTCAGTCCTCGGGCGACAATATTCGTGCCCGTCGTCTGATCCAGGCTCTGGTTTTTGCTGCAAAAAGTGACGGCCATATTGATGCGACTGAGAAACAGCGTATTGATGAGAATATTCAGCAGCTGCAACTGGGCAGTGAAGCGCAGCGCTGGGTGCAGGAAGCCATAGAACAACCGCTTGATCCAATTTTGCTGGCGAAAGATGTGAAAAATGAGGAAGAGGCGCTTGAAGTCTACTTCTTGAGCTGCGCGGTCATTGATGTCGATCACTTCATGGAGAAAAGCTATCTGGATGCGTTAGCGACCGAATTGAAGATACCACAAGATGTACGGCAGTCGATCACCAATGAACTGAAAAGTCCATCATAG
- a CDS encoding RpiB/LacA/LacB family sugar-phosphate isomerase: protein MKIALINENSQAAKNAIIAESLTKAVAPLGHTVHNYGQYAVEDAAQLTYIQNGILAAILLNSGAADFVVTGCGTGQGAMLACNSFPGVICGLVVDPSDAYLFSQINNGNAVSVPYAKGFGWGAELNLENLFTQLFKEEGGRGYPSDRVAPQQRNKKILDAVKAVTYNDLITILKGLDQDLVKGAIAGPKFQEYFFANSKDEALTSYIKTLLA, encoded by the coding sequence ATGAAAATTGCACTGATTAACGAGAACAGCCAAGCTGCCAAAAACGCCATCATCGCCGAGTCTCTGACCAAAGCGGTTGCACCGTTGGGCCACACTGTACACAACTACGGCCAATACGCCGTTGAAGATGCAGCGCAGCTGACCTACATCCAGAACGGTATTCTGGCAGCTATCCTGCTGAACTCTGGCGCGGCTGATTTCGTTGTGACCGGTTGCGGTACTGGCCAGGGCGCAATGCTGGCTTGTAACTCTTTCCCAGGCGTAATTTGCGGTCTGGTTGTTGACCCATCTGATGCTTACCTGTTCTCTCAGATCAACAACGGTAACGCGGTATCCGTTCCTTACGCTAAAGGCTTTGGCTGGGGCGCTGAACTGAACCTGGAAAACCTGTTTACCCAGCTGTTCAAAGAAGAAGGCGGCCGCGGCTATCCGAGCGATCGCGTTGCACCTCAACAACGTAACAAGAAAATTCTGGATGCCGTAAAAGCAGTGACCTACAACGATCTGATCACCATCCTGAAAGGTCTCGATCAGGATCTGGTTAAAGGCGCGATTGCTGGTCCTAAATTCCAGGAATACTTCTTCGCTAACAGCAAAGACGAAGCACTGACCAGCTACATCAAAACGCTGCTGGCGTAA
- the fabA gene encoding bifunctional 3-hydroxydecanoyl-ACP dehydratase/trans-2-decenoyl-ACP isomerase gives MVDKRESYTKEDLLASSRGELFGPNGPQLPAPNMLMMDRVVKMTEDGGKYGKGYVEAELDITPDLWFFGCHFIGDPVMPGCLGLDAMWQLVGFYLGWLGGEGKGRALGVGEVKFTGQVLPTAKKVTYRIHFKRVINRRLVMGIADGEVLVDGHQIYTADELKVGLFKDTSAF, from the coding sequence ATGGTAGATAAACGCGAATCCTATACAAAAGAAGACCTCCTTGCCTCCAGTCGTGGCGAACTGTTCGGCCCGAACGGCCCTCAGTTGCCTGCCCCTAACATGCTCATGATGGACCGCGTCGTTAAAATGACGGAAGACGGCGGTAAATATGGCAAAGGCTATGTGGAAGCCGAATTGGATATCACGCCTGACCTGTGGTTCTTCGGTTGCCATTTCATCGGCGATCCGGTGATGCCAGGTTGCCTCGGTCTGGATGCCATGTGGCAATTGGTCGGCTTCTATCTGGGCTGGCTGGGTGGCGAAGGCAAAGGCCGCGCGCTCGGCGTGGGTGAAGTTAAATTCACCGGACAGGTGCTGCCAACAGCGAAGAAAGTGACCTATCGCATTCACTTTAAACGTGTGATCAATCGCCGTTTGGTGATGGGGATTGCTGATGGCGAAGTGCTGGTTGACGGTCATCAGATCTATACCGCTGACGAGCTGAAAGTCGGTCTGTTCAAAGACACCAGCGCTTTCTAA
- the betB gene encoding betaine-aldehyde dehydrogenase encodes MSHYGLQQLYINGTYVDSTGDDTFEAINPANGDIIAHIQSATAADVDRAVSAATAGQKVWAAMTAMERSRILRRAVDILRERNDELALLETHDTGKPLSETRTVDIVTGADVLEYYAGLIPMLEGQQIPLRDTSFAYTRREPLGVVAGIGAWNYPIQIALWKSAPALAAGNAMIFKPSEVTSLTALKLAEIYTEAGLPAGVFNVLTGTGKSVGQALTTHPGIAKVSFTGGIASGKTVMANAAGSTLKDVTMELGGKSPLIIFDDADLDRAADIAMMANFFSSGQVCTNGTRVFIPQALQAQFEEKILARVQRIRIGDPTDEQVNFGPLVSFPHRESVLRYIESGKREGARVLVGGEPMTDEKYAQGAFVAPTVFTDCRDDMTIVREEIFGPVMSILTYQNEDEVIRRANESEYGLAAGIVTCDLNRAHRVIHQLEAGICWINTWGESPAEMPVGGYKHSGVGRENGITTLEHYTQIKSVQVELGEFHSVF; translated from the coding sequence ATGTCTCACTACGGTTTACAACAGCTTTATATCAACGGCACTTATGTCGATAGCACGGGTGACGATACGTTTGAGGCGATTAACCCCGCGAATGGCGACATCATTGCTCACATTCAGTCGGCCACTGCTGCTGATGTTGACCGTGCGGTCAGTGCCGCAACCGCAGGGCAGAAAGTATGGGCAGCGATGACGGCGATGGAGCGCTCGCGCATTTTACGTCGCGCCGTGGATATCCTGCGTGAGCGCAATGATGAACTCGCCTTGCTTGAAACGCACGATACTGGTAAGCCGCTCTCGGAAACCCGCACTGTGGATATCGTGACTGGTGCTGATGTTCTGGAGTACTACGCAGGGCTGATTCCTATGCTGGAAGGTCAGCAGATCCCCCTGCGTGATACCTCATTCGCCTACACCCGTCGTGAACCGCTTGGCGTGGTCGCGGGTATCGGTGCCTGGAACTACCCCATTCAGATCGCATTGTGGAAATCTGCCCCTGCGCTGGCGGCAGGCAATGCGATGATCTTCAAGCCTAGTGAAGTCACGTCGCTCACCGCGCTGAAACTGGCGGAAATCTATACCGAGGCTGGGCTGCCGGCTGGCGTATTCAACGTGCTGACGGGGACGGGAAAATCGGTTGGTCAGGCGCTGACCACGCATCCGGGTATTGCCAAAGTCTCTTTCACCGGTGGGATTGCCAGCGGGAAAACGGTAATGGCCAATGCCGCAGGTTCGACCCTGAAAGACGTCACGATGGAGTTAGGGGGAAAATCACCGCTAATCATTTTTGATGATGCCGATTTGGATAGGGCAGCGGATATCGCCATGATGGCGAATTTCTTCAGCTCAGGGCAGGTGTGTACTAACGGTACACGCGTCTTTATCCCGCAGGCATTGCAAGCACAGTTTGAGGAAAAGATTCTGGCGCGCGTTCAGCGCATTCGTATTGGTGACCCGACTGACGAGCAGGTGAATTTTGGTCCGCTGGTCAGCTTCCCCCACAGAGAATCCGTACTGCGCTATATCGAAAGCGGAAAACGTGAAGGTGCTCGCGTGCTGGTGGGCGGCGAACCGATGACTGACGAGAAATATGCACAAGGTGCATTCGTTGCCCCTACCGTGTTCACAGATTGCCGGGACGATATGACGATTGTGCGTGAGGAAATCTTTGGCCCGGTCATGAGTATTCTGACGTATCAGAATGAGGATGAGGTTATCCGCCGCGCTAATGAGAGCGAGTATGGACTGGCTGCTGGCATCGTGACCTGCGATCTGAATCGGGCACATCGGGTGATTCATCAGCTTGAGGCAGGAATTTGCTGGATCAACACCTGGGGTGAGTCTCCGGCTGAAATGCCTGTGGGCGGCTACAAACATTCGGGTGTCGGACGTGAAAACGGCATAACAACATTGGAACACTATACGCAAATTAAATCGGTACAGGTTGAACTGGGTGAATTCCACTCGGTATTTTAA
- the betA gene encoding choline dehydrogenase, giving the protein MEYDYIIIGAGSAGNVLATRLTEESDVSVLLLEAGGPDYRLDFRTQMPAALAFPLQGKRYNWAYETDPEPHMNNRRMECGRGKGLGGSSLINGMCYIRGNAMDFDNWATMPGLEDWSYLDCLPYFRKAETRDVGSNDYHGASGPVSVTTPKMGNNELFHAMVEAGVQAGYPRTDDLNGYQQEGFGPMDRTVTPKGRRASTARGYLDQAKGRKNLTIVTHALTDKILFEGKRAVGVAYFKGESAQTAKARREVLLCAGAIASPQILQRSGVGPKDLLQGLDIPVVHDLPGVGENLQDHLEMYLQYACKEPVSLYPALQWFNQPKIGAEWLFNGTGVGASNQFEAGGFIRSRDEFAWPNIQYHFLPVAINYNGSNAVKEHGFQAHVGSMRSLSRGRVQVRSKDAREHPSILFNYMSTEQDWQEFRDAIRITREIMAQPALDKYRGREISPGLEVQTDEELDEFIRTHAETAFHPSCSCKMGEDEMAVVDGQGRVHGMEGLRVVDASIMPQIITGNLNATTIMIAEKIADRIRRRQPLPRSKARYYVSGNTPVRKAPLKSVS; this is encoded by the coding sequence ATGGAATATGATTACATCATTATCGGAGCTGGTTCGGCAGGCAACGTGCTGGCAACGCGTCTCACAGAAGAAAGCGACGTAAGCGTGCTGCTGCTCGAAGCGGGTGGCCCGGACTATCGTTTGGATTTTCGCACGCAAATGCCCGCCGCATTGGCTTTCCCATTGCAGGGGAAGCGCTATAACTGGGCTTATGAAACCGACCCAGAACCTCACATGAATAATCGCCGTATGGAATGTGGTCGCGGCAAAGGGCTGGGGGGTTCATCGCTGATTAACGGCATGTGCTACATCCGTGGCAATGCGATGGATTTTGATAACTGGGCAACCATGCCGGGTCTGGAAGACTGGAGTTACCTTGATTGCCTGCCGTATTTCCGTAAAGCAGAAACGCGAGACGTGGGGTCGAATGACTACCATGGCGCAAGCGGTCCTGTTTCAGTGACAACGCCGAAGATGGGAAACAATGAACTGTTTCATGCGATGGTTGAAGCTGGCGTACAGGCCGGATATCCGCGTACGGATGATCTTAACGGCTATCAGCAGGAGGGCTTTGGCCCGATGGATAGAACCGTCACGCCGAAGGGGCGTCGAGCCAGTACCGCGAGAGGCTATTTGGATCAGGCAAAAGGCCGTAAAAATCTGACCATCGTGACGCATGCCTTAACCGACAAGATTCTCTTCGAGGGAAAACGGGCCGTCGGCGTGGCTTACTTTAAAGGGGAAAGTGCGCAGACGGCGAAGGCACGCCGCGAGGTGCTGCTGTGTGCGGGCGCAATCGCCTCGCCGCAGATCTTGCAACGTTCTGGCGTGGGGCCGAAAGACTTGCTTCAGGGGCTTGATATTCCCGTGGTGCACGATTTGCCCGGCGTCGGCGAGAATTTGCAGGACCATCTGGAAATGTATTTGCAATATGCCTGCAAAGAACCGGTATCGCTGTATCCAGCGTTGCAGTGGTTTAACCAGCCAAAAATCGGCGCGGAATGGTTGTTCAATGGCACTGGTGTTGGGGCTAGCAACCAGTTCGAAGCAGGTGGCTTTATTCGCAGTCGGGATGAGTTCGCCTGGCCGAATATTCAGTACCACTTCTTGCCCGTCGCGATTAATTACAACGGCAGCAATGCGGTGAAAGAGCACGGATTTCAGGCGCACGTCGGCTCCATGCGTTCACTCAGTCGGGGGCGTGTACAAGTGCGATCCAAAGACGCCCGCGAGCACCCTAGCATCTTGTTCAACTATATGTCGACGGAGCAGGATTGGCAGGAGTTTCGCGATGCGATCCGCATTACGCGTGAAATCATGGCGCAGCCCGCACTGGATAAATACCGTGGGCGAGAGATCAGCCCTGGGCTGGAGGTTCAGACTGATGAGGAACTGGACGAGTTTATCCGTACTCATGCTGAGACAGCATTCCACCCCTCCTGTTCTTGTAAAATGGGAGAGGATGAGATGGCGGTGGTCGATGGGCAAGGCCGCGTTCACGGTATGGAAGGGCTACGCGTGGTGGATGCTTCCATCATGCCGCAGATTATTACCGGTAATCTGAACGCGACAACCATCATGATTGCCGAGAAAATTGCCGACCGAATCCGCCGGCGTCAGCCGCTGCCGCGCAGCAAAGCGCGCTACTATGTTTCCGGAAATACCCCTGTGAGAAAAGCGCCGCTGAAGTCGGTTTCGTGA
- the phoH gene encoding phosphate starvation-inducible protein PhoH: MGRQKAVIKARREAKRVIRRESRSHRQREEESVTSLVQMGGIEAIGMARENRDNSVIQARTVAQEHYLSAIENKQLIFATGEAGCGKTYLSAAKAAEALIHKEVERIIVTRPVLQADEDLGFLPGDIAEKFAPYFRPVYDILLRRLGASFMQYCLRPEIAKVEIAPFAYMRGRTFENAVVILDEAQNVTVNQMKMFLTRLGENVTVIVNGDVTQCDLPSGVKSGLRDALERFVEDDMIGVVSFGKEDCVRSALCQRTLHAYG; this comes from the coding sequence ATGGGAAGACAAAAAGCAGTGATCAAAGCTCGTCGTGAAGCCAAACGCGTTATCCGTCGTGAGTCGCGTAGCCACCGTCAGCGTGAGGAAGAATCGGTCACTTCTCTGGTACAGATGGGCGGGATTGAAGCAATCGGAATGGCGCGTGAAAATCGTGATAATTCTGTTATTCAAGCTCGTACTGTTGCCCAGGAACATTACTTGTCTGCGATAGAAAATAAACAGTTGATTTTTGCCACAGGCGAAGCTGGCTGCGGTAAAACGTATCTGAGCGCTGCGAAAGCGGCGGAGGCACTAATCCATAAAGAGGTTGAGCGTATTATTGTTACGCGGCCAGTATTACAGGCCGACGAGGATCTTGGCTTTTTACCTGGAGATATTGCGGAGAAGTTTGCGCCTTATTTCCGCCCGGTTTACGACATACTTTTGCGTCGACTGGGGGCCTCTTTCATGCAGTACTGCTTGCGGCCGGAAATCGCCAAAGTCGAAATCGCGCCTTTTGCGTATATGCGCGGGCGGACATTTGAAAATGCAGTTGTGATTCTGGATGAGGCGCAAAACGTGACAGTGAACCAAATGAAAATGTTCCTGACGCGTTTAGGTGAAAATGTCACGGTTATCGTCAATGGCGATGTCACGCAGTGTGATTTACCATCTGGGGTTAAATCCGGCCTGCGCGACGCACTGGAGCGTTTCGTTGAAGATGACATGATTGGCGTGGTCTCTTTTGGTAAAGAGGACTGCGTGCGCTCGGCGCTGTGCCAGCGTACGCTCCATGCCTATGGCTGA
- a CDS encoding AAA family ATPase — protein MYNHAFPSDDYIDTLTSNRLSWQHLLPNNTPYQTLFTQAAQLAPAEFSAIQSRLADSLTLFCHPRSPSRFMLLKAQENDEYMALIARALSAIWPDSGAIHGSKYIIEGRHIRVEPATQPADNFAAQQFCGYQEWIEPEQLFGCVRSFHDEITLHPGLIHQLNGGTLILSARALLAQPLMWLRLKQIMAEGIYRWQSPDERKPLPVDVPPMPLDIRLIILGDRESLADIHDMEPELGEHAIYGEFEAQLQLIETDDMARWCSYINALCSENQLPLLDADAWPALVNVAIRYSGDQGNLPLCPRWLISQLKYASLYARDGQITEQALVDAVAARQWREGYLRERMQDEIELGQILIETEGEVVGQINGLSVLEFPGYPVAFGEPTRISCVVHAGDGEFTDVERKAELAGNLHAKGMMIMQAFLITELELDQQLPFSASMVFEQSYSEVDGDSASLAELCALVSALSLRPINQQFAVTGSVDQFGHVQPIGGVNEKIEGFFEVCQRRGLTGTQGVILPAANLRHLCLQEDVVEAVREGKFHLFPVETAPEALSLLTNCAYDDEQQPNLLSAIRERIGQLTPQERRRFPWFFR, from the coding sequence TTGTATAATCACGCTTTTCCTTCAGACGATTACATTGATACTTTGACCAGTAACCGACTCTCATGGCAGCATTTACTGCCCAATAATACGCCTTATCAAACGCTATTCACTCAGGCAGCTCAACTTGCTCCTGCTGAATTCTCCGCTATTCAGTCGCGTCTGGCAGACAGTCTGACGCTCTTTTGCCACCCTCGTTCCCCTTCCCGCTTTATGCTGTTGAAAGCGCAAGAGAATGATGAATATATGGCATTGATCGCCCGTGCGCTAAGCGCCATCTGGCCAGACTCCGGGGCGATACATGGCAGTAAATATATCATTGAGGGTCGTCATATCCGGGTCGAACCCGCCACACAGCCTGCAGATAATTTTGCCGCACAGCAGTTCTGTGGCTATCAGGAATGGATTGAGCCTGAACAACTCTTCGGCTGCGTACGCAGTTTTCACGATGAAATCACGCTGCACCCAGGGCTGATTCATCAGCTTAACGGCGGCACGTTGATCCTATCAGCCAGAGCGCTGCTGGCTCAGCCGTTGATGTGGCTACGCCTGAAGCAGATTATGGCTGAAGGCATTTATCGTTGGCAGTCACCAGACGAGCGCAAGCCACTTCCTGTTGATGTGCCACCTATGCCGCTTGATATTCGCCTGATCATTCTCGGTGACCGTGAAAGTCTGGCAGATATTCATGATATGGAGCCGGAATTAGGCGAACACGCTATTTACGGCGAGTTCGAAGCGCAATTGCAGTTGATTGAAACGGATGACATGGCGCGCTGGTGTTCCTACATCAACGCACTATGTAGCGAAAATCAACTACCGTTGCTGGACGCCGATGCCTGGCCGGCATTAGTGAACGTTGCAATACGCTACAGCGGCGATCAGGGTAATTTGCCATTATGCCCACGCTGGCTAATTAGCCAGTTAAAATATGCATCGCTATACGCCAGAGATGGTCAAATCACGGAGCAGGCGCTGGTTGACGCCGTTGCCGCTCGCCAATGGCGTGAAGGCTACCTTCGTGAACGTATGCAGGATGAAATAGAATTAGGCCAAATCCTGATCGAAACGGAAGGCGAAGTCGTCGGTCAGATCAATGGGCTTTCCGTACTGGAATTCCCTGGCTATCCCGTTGCCTTTGGCGAGCCGACACGTATCAGCTGCGTGGTTCACGCTGGCGACGGTGAATTCACCGACGTTGAACGCAAAGCCGAACTTGCTGGCAATTTACACGCCAAGGGGATGATGATTATGCAGGCGTTCCTGATTACGGAACTGGAGCTTGATCAACAACTGCCTTTCTCGGCGTCCATGGTCTTCGAGCAGTCGTACAGCGAAGTCGATGGCGACAGCGCCTCACTGGCGGAGCTGTGCGCGCTGGTTAGCGCCCTCTCCTTGCGGCCAATCAATCAGCAGTTCGCTGTGACCGGCTCCGTCGATCAATTTGGTCACGTGCAACCCATTGGCGGCGTGAATGAGAAAATTGAAGGTTTCTTTGAGGTCTGCCAGCGTCGTGGATTGACGGGAACACAGGGCGTGATTTTACCTGCGGCTAATTTACGTCATCTCTGTTTACAGGAAGATGTCGTTGAAGCGGTACGCGAAGGGAAATTCCATCTTTTCCCGGTAGAAACGGCGCCGGAAGCGTTGTCATTATTGACCAATTGCGCTTATGACGATGAACAGCAGCCAAACCTGCTGTCCGCCATTCGTGAGCGAATTGGGCAACTGACACCGCAAGAACGTAGACGTTTCCCTTGGTTTTTCCGTTAA
- a CDS encoding choline transporter translates to MPASETTTQQDRLNPVVFYTSAGLILTFSLMTMLFNQEANAWITHALSWVSATFGWYYLLAATLYIVFVIFIASSRFGSIKLGPEQSKPEFSLMSWAAMLFAAGIGIDLMFFSVAEPITQYMMPPEGQGQTIEAARQAMVWTLFHYGLTGWSMYALMGIALGYFSYRYNLPLTIRSALYPIFGKRINGPIGHSVDIAAVLGTIFGIATTLGIGVVQLNYGLKVLFQIPENLTVQASLILLSVIMATVSVTSGVNRGIRFLSELNVLLALGLILFLLFWGDTEFLLNALVLNVGDYINRFTGMTLNSFAFDRPTEWMNSWTLFFWAWWVAWAPFVGLFLARISRGRTIRQFVVGTLIIPFVFTLLWLSIFGNSALYQVLHGNLDFANEVMQHPERGFYSLLAQYPGFSLSASVATITGLLFYVTSADSGSLVLGNFTSRLGDINNDAPNWLRIFWSVAIGLLTLGMLMTNGVSALQNTTVIMGLPFSFVMFFIMAGLYKSLRVEDYRKASSLQTSAPMPISGDDRLNWKQRISRVMNFPGTTHTQKMLDNVCKAAMEDVARELRLRGTSVEVNDLPPVEDERLNHLELLVDLGDEQNFLYQIWPQRYSVPAFTYRARSGKSDYYRLETFLLEGSQGNDLMDYSKEQVINDILDQYERHLNFLHLNREAPGNTLTFPDA, encoded by the coding sequence ATGCCAGCATCAGAAACAACCACCCAACAGGATCGCCTGAATCCTGTCGTGTTCTACACATCCGCGGGATTAATCCTGACCTTCTCGCTGATGACTATGTTGTTTAATCAAGAAGCGAATGCCTGGATTACCCACGCGCTTAGCTGGGTTTCCGCCACATTTGGTTGGTACTATCTGCTAGCCGCCACGCTCTACATCGTTTTCGTCATCTTCATTGCGTCATCTCGATTTGGATCGATCAAGCTCGGGCCAGAACAGTCGAAACCTGAATTTAGCCTGATGAGCTGGGCAGCGATGCTATTTGCAGCGGGGATCGGCATCGATTTAATGTTCTTTTCCGTTGCGGAACCGATCACGCAATATATGATGCCGCCGGAAGGACAAGGCCAGACGATAGAAGCGGCACGGCAGGCCATGGTCTGGACGCTGTTTCACTACGGGTTAACCGGCTGGTCAATGTACGCACTGATGGGAATCGCGCTGGGCTACTTCAGCTACCGGTATAATTTGCCGCTGACGATTCGCTCTGCCCTGTACCCTATCTTTGGTAAACGTATTAATGGCCCGATTGGTCACAGCGTTGATATCGCGGCCGTACTCGGAACCATTTTCGGTATTGCGACCACACTGGGCATCGGCGTCGTTCAGCTTAACTACGGACTGAAAGTCCTGTTCCAGATCCCAGAAAATCTCACCGTTCAAGCCTCACTCATTCTGCTTTCCGTGATCATGGCGACCGTTTCCGTAACGTCTGGGGTCAATCGCGGTATTCGCTTCCTCTCCGAGCTTAACGTCCTGCTCGCGCTAGGCCTGATTCTTTTTCTGCTTTTCTGGGGTGATACCGAGTTTCTGCTAAACGCACTGGTCCTGAACGTCGGGGATTACATCAATCGCTTTACGGGCATGACGCTCAACAGCTTTGCGTTCGATCGCCCAACCGAGTGGATGAATAGCTGGACGCTGTTCTTCTGGGCATGGTGGGTCGCATGGGCACCGTTTGTCGGGCTGTTTCTGGCGCGTATCTCACGCGGCAGAACGATTCGACAGTTTGTTGTCGGCACATTGATCATTCCGTTTGTCTTTACGCTGCTGTGGCTCTCCATTTTTGGCAACAGCGCGCTTTATCAGGTGCTCCACGGTAATCTGGATTTTGCCAATGAAGTCATGCAGCACCCGGAGCGCGGATTCTACAGTCTGCTAGCGCAGTACCCCGGCTTTAGCTTAAGCGCCTCTGTCGCGACCATTACCGGCTTGCTGTTTTATGTCACCTCTGCCGATTCCGGCTCTCTGGTGCTGGGCAATTTCACCTCTCGCCTTGGCGACATCAACAATGATGCACCAAACTGGCTGCGAATTTTCTGGTCAGTCGCCATTGGCCTGCTGACGTTGGGCATGCTGATGACAAACGGTGTGTCAGCCTTACAGAACACCACCGTTATTATGGGCTTACCGTTTAGCTTTGTGATGTTCTTTATTATGGCGGGATTGTACAAATCACTGCGGGTTGAGGATTACCGTAAAGCCAGCTCCTTACAAACCTCAGCCCCGATGCCAATCTCCGGTGACGACCGTCTGAACTGGAAGCAACGCATCTCACGCGTCATGAATTTCCCCGGCACAACGCATACGCAAAAAATGCTGGATAACGTCTGTAAAGCCGCTATGGAGGATGTCGCGCGTGAACTGCGCCTGCGAGGGACCAGCGTTGAAGTCAACGACTTGCCGCCTGTCGAAGATGAGCGCTTGAACCATCTCGAACTGTTGGTTGATTTGGGAGATGAACAGAATTTCCTTTATCAGATTTGGCCACAGCGCTATAGCGTCCCGGCGTTTACCTACCGGGCCCGCTCAGGTAAATCAGATTATTACCGCCTTGAAACCTTCCTGTTGGAAGGGAGCCAGGGGAATGACCTGATGGATTACAGCAAAGAACAGGTGATTAACGACATTTTGGATCAGTACGAACGACACCTGAATTTTCTTCATCTTAATCGAGAAGCGCCGGGCAATACGCTGACCTTCCCTGACGCCTAA